Proteins found in one Halobaculum sp. MBLA0147 genomic segment:
- a CDS encoding class I SAM-dependent methyltransferase — translation MSLLDETERQKLDDRPDERFYDQPRLVTHADDGFHDSLTAVYDEYLDPGDDVFDAMGSWVSHLPDTDLGRVVGHGLNAAELRENDRYTEWFVQDFNDDRRVPLSDASVDAVTCALSVQYLQYPGTVFDEFARVLRPDGVLVVSFTNRMFPTKAVRAWRTRSTPERLALVERYVDHADLTVERTVHETPETDPLCVVVGRKSRRS, via the coding sequence GTGTCACTACTCGACGAGACCGAGCGGCAGAAGCTCGACGACCGCCCCGACGAGCGCTTCTACGACCAGCCGCGGTTGGTCACACACGCCGACGACGGATTCCACGACAGCCTGACGGCCGTGTACGACGAGTATCTCGACCCAGGCGACGACGTGTTCGACGCGATGGGGAGTTGGGTGAGCCACCTCCCGGACACTGACCTCGGACGTGTCGTCGGCCACGGCCTCAACGCCGCGGAACTCCGCGAGAACGACCGCTACACCGAGTGGTTCGTGCAGGACTTCAACGACGACCGGCGAGTCCCGCTGTCGGACGCGAGTGTCGACGCCGTGACGTGTGCACTCTCCGTGCAGTACCTCCAGTACCCTGGGACGGTGTTCGACGAGTTCGCGCGCGTCCTCCGCCCTGACGGCGTCCTCGTCGTGAGCTTCACGAACCGCATGTTCCCGACGAAGGCTGTCCGCGCGTGGCGCACGCGGTCGACACCCGAACGCCTCGCGCTCGTCGAACGGTACGTCGACCACGCGGATCTCACCGTCGAGCGGACGGTCCACGAGACCCCCGAGACGGACCCGCTGTGTGTCGTTGTCGGGCGGAAGTCCAGG